Part of the Arachis hypogaea cultivar Tifrunner chromosome 6, arahy.Tifrunner.gnm2.J5K5, whole genome shotgun sequence genome, TTTTGTTCAGTTATACCCCTTTTACTAACATTGAGTCATTGAGAGGTATATACGTGATAAAACAATTAactctaaataaaataattagtattgttctttaaaattatgaatttataGGCACTTTCACTAGTACTAATAATAGGAGTATCCAAATTTACATAATCAGTAATGTCATCAAGTACATCATATAAGAATAGGATCATACAAGGTAACAAATCAGAAAAATACCAGATTggttaataaaaagatcaatttgAACCATATGAATCAATGCAAAAGACAAAAACAAGATAAAAGCAGTCCTTCATGAAACTTGCAACTTAATAAGAAAGAAATTTCCTTCTGATAATGCAGTTTGCCAGGACCATGAAACAAACGTCATTTGAGCATTATGATCAAAATAGTCACAGATGAAATTTGAATGACCCGACACAATCTCAATATGTTAAATGATAATTGCAAGCATGAAAAAGAGAACAATTCCTCTAGACAGACTAATATTAACTAATGGACCCTAAACTAGATGCCATGCACTCTTCCAAACCCACTAACAAAAATTGAGGCATCATGAATTAAACACAgacagaaaaagagaaagaacaagAATATAAATTACTGAAAGCAATTACCAGAGTAGGAAGACTAGAAGGCTTTCCAATTTCCTCATCTGGAAGATATTCGGTGATAGCATTAGTCATTACAAGAGCTCGAAGATATTCTGCGACTCCTCTACTGTCTACAGCACAATCCCTTTGTTCGAATCGCTTGATGACAGACTCAGGActaggaaaacaaaaaaaacaaaaaacaaaaagagatgAAAATCTTATAAATATCTGCATTTGAACTaacaaaaaaaggaaataaagaaaccatatatgaatttaaacacaaaactTCCAAGTCAAAGAACTAGGCACTATACCCAACTTAACttccccatatatatatatatatatatatatatatatattcttttctttatcaCTTTTTTCCAATATTATCTGTAAAATTAtgatatacatcatcatcaattgAACAAGCAagtaaataaaagataaacacCAAGATCCCAGGAATGTCAAAACTAAACAAgcttggctcaagaaagtgcacaaaTTCAGCATGCAAACCCCAAGCATTCATTCTTTCATTCATTATTCATTAATCAGTAaacaattcttttttcttttttggttccaACACTTCACTGTCACACACCTGTGCTTGTTGAGCTCAACAAACAGAGCACTCTGCTTCTCGGCATCCTGCGGGTTCGCCTCGGCCTCGGCGATCAACTTCGCCAGCCGCTTCTCCTGACGCCAAAACGGCCACCAATCAAAAAATTCCGAAAATGCCCTTCTCACCGCTTCTCTCACTTTCACCCATATTCCAAGAAGAAACACCAAAAATGGCAACCTGGAACCAACACCAACACCCTCctcatctttcttcttcttcagatTCGTACCCTTCCCCTCACTCTCGCTGCCAGACACTACACTCTCGGAACTAAGTTCCAAACTTGACTCATTCCAATCCGAAACTGCAATCTTTTCCTCcgttgaatttgaatttggaacCTCGCCGGCGTCAACGGCATCAGGTTCGGCGGAATCTGGTTCGGAGTTAGTTAATTGGGATTGAGGTTGGGGTTCGGAAGAGGAGGTAATGCTGTTGTCGGGGCGGAATGTGCAGGGGAGGCGGGAGCGGAGGCGCGTGAGGTGGGGATGGGATGAGGTGAGGGAGTGGAAAGAGAGAATTGTGTTGCGGCGAAGTGAAGGGTATGAAGATGAGAATGGGAATGGGAGGGAAGGTTTAGAGAGAAGAGAAGCTTGAAGCGTGGCCATTTGGGACCGTGTTAGGGTTTGTGAATTATCAGTGAATGTGTCTCTTCCTCTCTCTTATTATCCGTGCACGTtgtgagagaaagagaaagaagattggaggaagaagaagaagacggaaGCAACCTTATCCAGCCATTTCCAGGGAGTGAACTTGGCGCCGGCTTCGGATTTTTAGTGTATGTGTCTCTcgatagattttttattttattgcttttttgttttttcttagtGGAAATGAAAATTTTTAGTGAAAGGCATTATTAGGCAGCAAAAATGCATTGTtgttcataaaaatattttttaatttcattattaacaaaaatatttttaaattatttaaatatgcaATAACAATATACATCTATTAACTGAAATGTTCTactttaatacaaaataattatattgcaaaaaatgaaaaatgagagTCTAATATTTATAAgttaattatgttattttttttgtgtactctcaatgtaaaattattttacacgtcactaaattatataatattatatcaataaaaataatttttttattaattaaataaataattattagaaaacaaatataattataaaatagtgTAAAATTACActatcaaaatattaaaattatgacTTGTTTGGgtagtttttaagaaaagatcttttttcgaattattttttttaaaagattttatgtaaaagtaaaagtaattttatatttggatatcttatacaaaaagatctttttatttatcaattatgtttaggtataacaatataaaaatactttttttatttattacatgaaaaatatctttttttaaagaaaagagatctttaaaaaaagatgtaaattacagcttctcaaaaagatattttttatttttttagtatttttacttttactattaaatattttccaaacacattaaaaaataaaaaaaaatctttttttcattaaaaaaaatctttttttaacaaatccCTTAAACTCTTTGAAAAGTATAGTGCAATATTttgtgtaaataaaaaatatctaattgctATGGACGAGAGGGCAGACAGGTAGTCTCCTTCTCATAGAATTGTCTCTGGGCCTGTGGGCCTGTTTCTACCCCAACAAGAAAGCCTTGACCCAAACAAGTTTGCCTCGCATGGGGCCCACAGTGTTTCAACTTCCAACGGTGTAAGAAATTGACTTGTAAATTGCAGTGTTTCTTGGAATGTTCCTGCCCACCGTTTGGCACCATTAACAGCGCCCCAGTTTTCAATTCTTGCCATCACATTCGCACGTCACAACTAACACCTCCGTTTTCTTACCTCTTCGACTCTTCGTCATAATAAATGCACACACAACACAAACAGACACTAGTAGTAAAGCAAAAACAAGCTTTGAATTTGGTATCTTAGGGTTCTTACTTTCAACGGATCGATTGCCATTCTTTCTATTGGACCAACTCACATTGTAACAGGTGGAAATTGTTTCTGATTTCCACCAGAAACCCCGCGATTCTCTCACTGGTTGTTTTTCTGGGTGCATTGAGGTAGGTCGAGGGGGGTGATGGTGAAGaaggaaattgagaagaagaagaagaaggatagCGGTTTGCGATGGGTTTGTGTGGCGGTTGCTCTTGTCGGCGTCTTTGTTGCCGTGACCATGTCTTCCAAAACTTCTTCAAGAATTCCTCTCTTCAGTGCATGTCCCTGTTCCCCGGTAATTTCACTTTTCTAAACCCACATTTGAAGTTTCTTTcgaaattcttgttttgatttccaTTGTTAGATAGACTCTCAATCCTGCACTAACCCCTAATAGAAGAAATGTTCTTCATACATTGCTTTTCTCTGCTGTGTGACTTGATAACTTTCTTATAGTTGATTTTGTTTCAGTAGTGTCATtggttaatttttgttttttcttcatCGCAGGGTGAACCAAAGTATAGTGGCATGGTGGAGGATTGTTGTTGTGACTATGAAACTGTGAATCGTCTTAATGAGGGAGTGTTACACCCATCCCTTCAAGAGCTTGTGAAAACTCCATTTTTTCGATATTTTAAGGTTTGCTTGTTGTTACTTCTTGTATACATTTTTCTTGAATTTCCTATTGACTAAGATCCGAATCCTCGATGTGTTGATTCTCTTGGTTAcattaaaatatgataaaatccAAAACCTTTAGGTTGGAAGAGGAACTTCTAGTCTTACTATGTATTTTTTGTGTGCAAATTCTTGTAGAAATCAGAGAGAACCACATCTATAAAAACTGCTGTAATTTTATCATGGTCGAAATACTGTAGCCAGGACCGTAAGATTAGTGTGATGCAAacaaaacaaatatttaaaaaaaaaagaaactgagCTAAGGTTTTAAACTTGCAAGGCACACCCAACACTCACCAAAGATGAGAAACAAGGAATTCCATCAGAAAGCACCCATAGGACGATGCATAAACATTTGtctaattgattttgaatttgtcCGACAcataacaaatacatcaagggcAATAACCTTACTTGGCCTTTGAACCTGCAAGAAGTCATTGGTTTTAATTCTATTGATCTAAGTTTTCCAAATAAATGATTTGACTTTATAGAGTGCTTTAGGCTTACATGTAGGTTTTTCAAGTGGAAAGGTTGTGTTGAGGTATGAGCTaggaattaaaaataagatatacaGCTGAACAGAGCTGAAGAAACCAGATGACTCAAGAAATGGCATGAAACTCTTGTTAGGGAGACATGAAACTTCTGATTCTATGTGCAGCACATGCAAATCCTTCTACATTATTGTTGGCCTTCAGTTGAAACTATGCTACCTGCATAATGGATTCTAAAATATTGAATTTACTATCCTCAAGTTTGAAAACAATATTCATGTTATTGGGTGATGTTGGTTTGGGAAGATTATTATTGAGAACAAGGAGGTACTCATGATATTATGCAACTATTGTACTCAAATAGTTAAAAGATACCTCTAATGATACACATAGTGTGGGCATGCTATTGATGCTAACCACTTCGTCGCATGTTATATTGTGTTATCAACCTTTATGTTTTTCCTGTGCTAAAGACTGTTTGATGGTATTTGTTGCAGGTCAAGTTATGGTGTGACTGTCCATTTTGGCCCGATGATGGCATGTGTAGGTTGCGAGATTGTAGTGTTTGTGAATGTCCGGAAAATGAGTTCCCCGAGTCATTCAAGAAGCCTGGTCGCCTTTCACTAAATGACCTTGTTTGTCAAGAAGGAAAACCTGAGGCAGCTGTTGACCGTACATTAGATAGTAAAGCTTTCAGAGGATGGACTGAAATAGACAATCCCTGGACAAATGATGATGAGACTGACAATGGTGAGCCACTGTAGATATTAATTTACATGTAAATTCTTTTCAGACATAGTTTTAGGTGCTCCTATGAAATCAGATATCAATACTGAAACATTGGAGTAGTATTGATAAACAAATTGGGTGAGATCCAATTTGCTGATAGTTTGTGTTTGACCTACCTCATGGCCCAAAATATTTAGAGTGCGTTTGGTttgcgttttctttttctcttttcattttcAGTGTTTTCTGTTTTCTGGATTTTGTCCTATTTTCACTTTTTCCTTCACAAAATCCAGAAAACAGAAAAcactgaaaatgaaaacaaaaaataaaaatgcaaactaAACGCACCCTTAAtgtttaattttcaatttaatgATCGATCAGAAAGCAAGGTGCCACGTCATtgtagtaataattattcacttcAAATTAAGTCTTTTAATATTGTATGATATGTGGCAACATAGAATTCCTGCATACTGCATAGTACTTTCTATGTTGTTAGCATATCAGAGTTCAATAATTTTATTCTGAACTTCTTTCTGGAAAACAAGCATCTCACTGAAATATGTTTATATTTGTAGATGAGATGACATATGTGAATCTCCAATTGAATCCCGAAAGGTACACTGGTTACACTGGTCCATCTGCGAGAAGGATATGGGATGCTGTCTACTCCGAAAACTGCCCCAAATGTAAGTCATCTTCTAAAAGCTTATGTAGTTAAACTCtagttttcttttcatcttttgtttttcaaatactgTGAGGTTGATAGGAACACACATATTATAAACCAGGAAAAATATGAAAGTGCATATAACAGAAACAGAGATACAAGTTCTGAGCACTGTAGCAACTCAGTGTCTCCCAATATTAATATTTTCCTCACTAACTTCAAGTCCGTTTCCCATTTTATACCCCACTCCTCTCACAATGATTCTGTTATGATGAAGCACACAACACATATATACCTCACCCCTCCTGCACACTTCCCTTATTCATATTTGCTTTTACCATTTGGGCCCGTAATGCTTGTCCCAATCCCTTAAGCAGTGAATTGTGGTAGTTGGGTTACTGTAGCTCTTACTTTAATGAGGCATAAATTCTCAGAACCAGCGAACTTTTATAATGTAGGGTTAAACCTGTCTAGTAATATAAGAATCCTTTAAGGTTTAGTTAGTTTGATAATACCTTTTCTTCCTCTTATCATATAATGTATCACAGACTAATGACCGTAAAAATTACCACTCTGTTTTTTTAATCTCTACTTCTTCTTATGttgtacttttttattttttatcttttttttccagCAATCATCTATCTTGTTTGTAACTTTAAGAGTGGATAATGTGCATTAGACTATGATTAGTCATGCTATATCTTCCATTTCTTTTCACAAAAAGATATCTTTAATCTGATAATGAAAATTGTTGACATGTTTTCTCTACGACCTATGGCACATTGAAGTTTATCTGTTTATATGGAGCTGCTCAGACTTGGCTATCTTAATTTGCATCCCTTGTTATTGAGAAAATTTTCTTCTGCAGATCCATCTGAAGAATTATGCCAGGAAGAAAAgattttgtataaattgatatcAGGCCTTCACTCCTCCATTTCAGTACACATAGCTGCTGATTATCTACTTGATGAAGCTATGAATTTGGTAAATCTCAGGCTCCTCTTCTCAGCAGTAGTTTAATTTCTGTTGGAATTAAACATTTATAGTTTTGAGGATTTATCATTTATGCACTTCATTGCCTATTTAATATTTCAAATAGGCTGCTATTTGGTTTATGTTATGCTGCTGTGAAGTTTCATTAATTTTCTTTTGATAAAAATGGACCTTGTGGCTTGCACACTGAAGTTAGTGATCTTTTAATGCACTAAACTTCGTCTATGTTAAATACAGTACTCTGTAATCTAATACTACTCAATAAGAGTGTCTAACttacttctctctctctaattattCAGTGGGGACAAAATCTTAGCTTGTTGTATGACCGAGTCCATAAATACCCTGATCGGGTCAGAAATCTGTACTTCACATTTCTCTTTGTCCTTCGAGCAGTAACAAAAGTGAGTGGAAATTCTCCAGCTTCAAAATTATAGTAATTCACATGATCAATCATAATATTTCATCATTTAGAAATACTG contains:
- the LOC112697443 gene encoding endoplasmic reticulum oxidoreductin-2 — translated: MVKKEIEKKKKKDSGLRWVCVAVALVGVFVAVTMSSKTSSRIPLFSACPCSPGEPKYSGMVEDCCCDYETVNRLNEGVLHPSLQELVKTPFFRYFKVKLWCDCPFWPDDGMCRLRDCSVCECPENEFPESFKKPGRLSLNDLVCQEGKPEAAVDRTLDSKAFRGWTEIDNPWTNDDETDNDEMTYVNLQLNPERYTGYTGPSARRIWDAVYSENCPKYPSEELCQEEKILYKLISGLHSSISVHIAADYLLDEAMNLWGQNLSLLYDRVHKYPDRVRNLYFTFLFVLRAVTKAADYLEQAEYDTGNPIEDLKTQSLIKQLLYNPELQAACPVPFDEAKLWKGQRGPELKQKIQHQFRNISALMDCVGCEKCRLWGKLQVLGLGTALKILFSDDGQENLGRTLQLQRNEVIALMNLLNRLSESVKIANEMGPAAERIVEGSPTLISSLKKVWSKLLKS